A single Thiohalobacter thiocyanaticus DNA region contains:
- a CDS encoding glutamate-cysteine ligase family protein, which translates to MGQEIQQYHFSSADFDSFRERVRNETLRLAEWFRDGAFSTRDRVIGLELEAWLIDREAQPAPINTEYLRTLNDPMAVPELARFNIELNVHPQSLTGTALSKLHADLRRTWEHCYHVAEDFDARLLMTGILPTLEDRHLVMANMSEMKRYRALNEQVLLQRQGRPLRLDIRGNETLRTEHRDVMLESASTSFQLHLKVNLDRAARYYNLAQMLSAPLVAVSANSPYLFGRDLWDETRIPVFEQSVEVGGHAAASHGPVHRVSFGTGYVHGSLFETFQENCDHFPVLLPIEYDVPPEQLAHLRLHNGTIWRWNRPLIGFDDDGTPHLRIEHRVIPAGPTLADGIANAAFFYGLIFELGERDEVLEWRLPFATARDNFYAAARHGLEAQVTWFDGKRVRMQALLVDKLLPLARRGLERLELDGDDIEHYTGIIRQRLRNGCNGAAWQRAWVARHGRDWQGLTEACLERQRTDTPVHEWDI; encoded by the coding sequence ATGGGCCAGGAGATCCAGCAGTACCATTTCAGCAGCGCCGATTTCGACAGCTTCCGGGAGCGCGTGCGCAACGAGACCCTGCGCCTGGCGGAGTGGTTCCGCGACGGGGCCTTCTCCACCCGCGACCGGGTGATCGGGCTGGAACTGGAAGCCTGGCTGATCGACCGCGAGGCGCAGCCGGCGCCCATCAACACCGAGTATCTACGAACCCTCAACGACCCCATGGCCGTGCCCGAACTGGCCCGCTTCAATATCGAACTCAACGTGCATCCCCAGTCGTTGACCGGCACGGCCCTGTCGAAGCTGCATGCCGACCTGCGCCGCACCTGGGAGCACTGCTACCACGTGGCCGAGGACTTCGATGCCCGGCTGCTGATGACCGGTATTCTGCCCACGCTGGAGGACCGGCATCTGGTCATGGCCAACATGTCGGAGATGAAACGCTACCGGGCGCTGAACGAACAGGTGCTGCTGCAGCGCCAGGGCCGGCCGCTGCGGCTGGACATCCGCGGCAACGAGACCCTGCGCACCGAACACCGGGACGTGATGCTGGAATCCGCCTCGACCTCCTTCCAGTTGCACCTGAAGGTCAATCTCGACCGTGCCGCCCGCTACTACAACCTGGCGCAGATGCTGTCGGCGCCGCTGGTCGCCGTGTCCGCCAACTCGCCCTACCTGTTCGGGCGCGACCTGTGGGACGAGACCCGCATCCCGGTGTTCGAGCAGTCGGTCGAGGTCGGCGGCCACGCCGCCGCCTCTCACGGCCCGGTGCACCGGGTCAGCTTCGGCACCGGCTATGTGCACGGCTCGCTGTTCGAGACCTTCCAGGAGAACTGCGACCACTTTCCGGTGCTGCTGCCGATCGAATACGATGTGCCGCCGGAGCAGCTGGCTCACCTGCGCCTGCACAACGGGACCATCTGGCGCTGGAACCGGCCGCTGATCGGCTTCGACGACGACGGCACCCCGCACCTGCGCATCGAACACCGGGTGATCCCGGCCGGCCCGACCCTGGCCGACGGCATCGCCAATGCCGCTTTCTTCTACGGCCTGATCTTCGAATTGGGCGAGCGTGACGAGGTGTTGGAATGGCGGCTGCCCTTTGCCACTGCACGTGACAATTTCTACGCCGCCGCGCGCCACGGCCTGGAGGCCCAGGTCACCTGGTTCGACGGGAAGCGGGTACGCATGCAGGCCCTGCTGGTCGACAAACTGCTGCCGCTGGCACGCCGTGGGCTGGAGCGGTTGGAACTGGATGGCGATGACATCGAGCACTACACCGGGATCATCAGGCAGCGCCTGCGCAACGGCTGCAACGGCGCCGCCTGGCAGCGGGCCTGGGTGGCCCGGCACGGTCGTGACTGGCAGGGGCTGACCGAGGCCTGCCTGGAGCGTCAGCGCACCGATACGCCGGTGCATGAGTGGGATATCTGA
- a CDS encoding efflux RND transporter permease subunit: MIRYAIDHPLIINLLLAVVVIIGVTSWQAMPQEMFPVVEKDMVRIDTVFEGASPEEVEQQVTLPIEDAFDGMSDIETLTSTSNEGLSNVTIELKPTADVDQFMRDAQTALDQIDDLPEEAEEPELRRLETRFPVISMSLYGEVARGYLYDTAEDVKRRMLNVPGVAAVGVAGDREWELWIEIDPHVLAAYRVAVPDLVRAVRENLRDLPGGSIEAAEGDILLRGKGARPQPQDVAQIVVRASPSGGQLTLGMLAEVGLRLEEPLTLGRFNGKPSVNLTVTKTADASTIEVSERIRALAAQLDRELPPSIRTGLFSDLSVYVKNRLDTVKSSGAVGLVLLLLSLYLFLNFRIALITALGIPVSFLVAVAAIHYLGFTINMVSLFAFLIALGLIVDDAIIVNENIYRHMEEGLPARQAAETGAREVFWPVVASTATTIAAFIPMFAIGGTMGAFIQVIPVVVSAALLGSLWEAFGVLPSHANELLRVRPRGARATRIDWQGWLKRYLGVLDWSLRNRYFVTLFALLTLVLALAYALTRLPYEQFGNVDIGQFFVNAEAPNTYSLEDSERLARDMERVVFETLDEHELDTLLTNVGVSLIDFNRSKMGSHYIQLIIDLKKPRPRGFIERFVNPVVNLSFSWEGERERRTEAIINDIRQRLQRLPGLQRMSILRPQGGPAGADIEVGVVGRDIERLRGEAERVMDWLRRQPGVYDVQQDLETGKLEYLYRLNARGRELGVTQEQLAQAVRTGYLGQEVVQVTHREERIPARVIYTEPVREQAQLEALPVVLVDGRLVYLGDVASLELDRGLSTIHRRDGQRLATITAEVDSRINTSLEVADGLRAAFPELDRADGDYRLLFLGEKKEAADSMADARRALIISLFIIFLILAALFNSILDPLVVMFAIPFGLVGVVFGHALFDYNLQFLSVIGFLALTGIVVNDSLILVDFAKRRRAEGLDRIQALVEAGRVRIRPILLTSITTFLGISPLIFFASGQTAFLSPMAVSLGFGLMFATALILVGVPCFYLIADDVRAKVRGRWLPAKTLT, from the coding sequence ATGATTCGTTATGCCATCGACCATCCCCTGATCATCAACCTGCTGCTGGCGGTGGTGGTGATCATCGGCGTGACCTCCTGGCAGGCCATGCCGCAGGAGATGTTCCCGGTGGTGGAGAAGGACATGGTGCGCATCGACACCGTGTTCGAGGGTGCCTCGCCCGAGGAGGTCGAGCAGCAGGTGACTCTGCCCATCGAGGACGCCTTCGACGGCATGTCCGACATCGAGACCCTGACCTCGACCAGCAACGAGGGCCTGTCCAACGTCACCATCGAACTCAAGCCCACCGCCGACGTGGACCAGTTCATGCGCGACGCCCAGACCGCGCTGGACCAGATCGACGATCTGCCCGAAGAGGCCGAGGAGCCGGAACTGCGCCGGCTGGAGACGCGGTTTCCGGTCATCAGCATGAGCCTGTACGGCGAGGTGGCGCGCGGCTATCTCTACGACACGGCCGAGGACGTCAAGCGGCGCATGCTCAACGTGCCGGGTGTGGCGGCGGTGGGCGTGGCCGGCGACCGCGAATGGGAATTGTGGATCGAGATCGACCCGCATGTGCTGGCCGCCTACCGGGTGGCGGTCCCCGACCTGGTGCGGGCGGTGCGCGAGAACCTGCGCGATCTGCCGGGCGGTTCGATCGAGGCCGCCGAGGGCGACATCCTGCTGCGCGGCAAGGGCGCCCGGCCGCAGCCGCAGGACGTGGCGCAGATCGTGGTCCGCGCAAGCCCCAGCGGCGGCCAGCTCACCCTGGGCATGCTGGCCGAGGTCGGGCTGCGGCTGGAGGAGCCGCTCACTCTGGGCCGTTTCAACGGCAAGCCCTCGGTCAACCTGACCGTGACCAAGACCGCCGATGCCTCCACCATCGAGGTGTCCGAACGCATCCGCGCCCTGGCCGCACAGCTGGATCGCGAACTGCCGCCCAGCATCCGCACCGGCCTGTTCAGCGATCTGTCGGTGTACGTGAAGAACCGCCTGGACACGGTCAAGTCCTCCGGCGCCGTGGGGCTGGTGCTGCTGTTGCTGTCGCTGTATCTGTTCCTCAATTTCCGCATCGCGCTCATTACGGCGCTGGGCATCCCGGTCTCATTCCTGGTGGCGGTGGCGGCCATTCACTACCTGGGCTTCACCATCAACATGGTGTCGCTGTTCGCCTTCCTCATCGCCCTGGGCCTGATCGTCGACGACGCCATCATCGTCAACGAGAACATCTACCGTCACATGGAGGAGGGACTGCCCGCCCGCCAGGCGGCCGAGACCGGCGCGCGCGAGGTGTTCTGGCCGGTGGTGGCCTCCACCGCCACCACCATAGCCGCCTTCATTCCCATGTTCGCCATCGGCGGCACCATGGGCGCCTTCATCCAGGTCATCCCGGTGGTGGTCAGCGCCGCCCTGCTGGGCTCGCTGTGGGAGGCCTTCGGCGTGTTGCCCTCGCATGCCAACGAACTGCTGCGGGTGCGCCCGCGCGGCGCCCGGGCCACCCGCATCGACTGGCAGGGCTGGCTGAAACGCTACCTCGGCGTACTCGACTGGAGCCTGCGCAACCGTTACTTCGTCACCCTGTTCGCGCTGCTCACGCTGGTGCTGGCGCTGGCCTATGCGCTCACGCGCCTGCCCTATGAGCAGTTCGGCAATGTCGACATCGGCCAGTTCTTCGTCAACGCCGAGGCGCCCAACACCTACAGCCTGGAGGACTCCGAGCGCCTGGCGCGCGACATGGAGCGGGTGGTGTTCGAGACCCTGGACGAGCATGAGTTGGACACCCTGCTGACCAACGTCGGCGTGAGCCTGATCGATTTCAACCGCTCGAAAATGGGCAGCCATTACATCCAGCTCATCATCGACCTGAAGAAGCCCCGGCCGCGCGGTTTCATCGAGCGCTTCGTCAACCCGGTGGTGAATCTCAGCTTCAGCTGGGAAGGCGAGCGCGAGCGTCGGACCGAAGCCATCATCAACGACATCCGCCAGCGCCTGCAGCGCCTGCCGGGGCTGCAGCGCATGTCCATCCTGCGCCCGCAGGGCGGGCCGGCCGGGGCCGACATCGAGGTCGGGGTGGTGGGGCGCGACATCGAGCGCCTGCGCGGCGAGGCCGAGCGCGTCATGGACTGGCTGCGCCGTCAGCCCGGCGTGTATGACGTGCAGCAGGACCTGGAGACCGGCAAGCTGGAATACCTGTACCGGCTGAACGCTCGCGGGCGCGAACTGGGCGTGACCCAGGAGCAGCTGGCGCAGGCGGTGCGCACCGGCTACCTGGGCCAGGAAGTGGTGCAGGTCACCCACCGCGAAGAGCGTATCCCGGCGCGGGTCATCTACACCGAGCCGGTACGCGAGCAGGCGCAGCTGGAGGCGCTGCCGGTGGTGCTGGTCGACGGCCGGCTGGTCTACCTGGGCGATGTGGCCAGCCTGGAGCTGGACCGCGGCCTGAGCACCATCCACCGCCGTGACGGTCAGCGCCTGGCCACCATCACCGCCGAGGTCGACAGCCGGATCAACACCTCGCTGGAGGTGGCCGACGGCCTGCGCGCGGCCTTCCCGGAGCTGGACCGTGCCGACGGCGACTACCGGCTGCTGTTCCTGGGCGAGAAGAAGGAGGCGGCCGATTCCATGGCCGATGCCCGGCGGGCATTGATCATTTCGCTGTTCATCATCTTTCTGATCCTGGCGGCGCTGTTCAATTCCATCCTGGATCCGCTGGTGGTCATGTTCGCCATCCCCTTCGGCCTGGTCGGTGTGGTGTTCGGCCATGCCCTGTTCGATTACAACCTGCAGTTCCTGTCGGTGATCGGCTTCCTGGCCCTGACCGGTATCGTGGTCAACGATTCCCTGATCCTGGTGGATTTCGCCAAGCGGCGCCGGGCGGAAGGGCTGGACCGCATCCAGGCCCTGGTCGAGGCCGGCCGGGTGCGCATTCGGCCGATCCTGCTCACCAGCATAACCACCTTCCTGGGCATCTCGCCGCTGATCTTCTTCGCCAGCGGTCAGACCGCCTTTCTCTCGCCCATGGCGGTGAGTCTGGGATTCGGGTTAATGTTTGCCACGGCGCTGATTCTGGTCGGGGTGCCCTGCTTCTATCTCATCGCCGATGATGTGCGGGCGAAGGTGAGGGGGCGCTGGCTGCCGGCGAAGACCTTAACGTAG
- a CDS encoding PilZ domain-containing protein, with amino-acid sequence MNVVLHKGGNGLLGGRIRNISGNGIYIELTPEQRMKPGDTVRLAFKTHFGLHIVPSRVVRVDDSGSAMAFTRRDERLTAALARMSREEPGSTLA; translated from the coding sequence ATGAATGTCGTCCTGCACAAGGGCGGCAACGGACTGCTCGGCGGCAGAATCCGCAATATCAGCGGCAACGGCATCTACATCGAACTGACGCCGGAACAACGGATGAAACCCGGCGACACCGTCAGGCTGGCCTTCAAGACCCACTTCGGTCTGCACATCGTGCCATCCCGCGTGGTGCGCGTGGATGACAGCGGCAGTGCCATGGCCTTCACCCGCAGGGACGAGCGGCTGACGGCGGCACTGGCACGGATGTCGCGGGAGGAGCCCGGTTCAACGCTGGCATAG
- a CDS encoding efflux RND transporter periplasmic adaptor subunit: MIRSRFPYKSLSLLALVAIAVALVLTRPAPPPAAGEPPPLRVRVATVAQEDVTPLERVSGRLQAARQSRLRFEVGGQVERRRVEPGMQVGAGQPLLELDAADLRAAVTEARAGFSQEQTQIERDRRLLVLARDNVALQRDEVRRLESLSARELGSASQLDAARGQLLQLEAELARLQAGVDTAEARLALRRTALERAERDLARSVLKAPFAGVVNAVALETGDYVTPGGEAVTLVDPTALDFYAELRGEVARALAPGQAVTVEVDGRMLEGRILALQAEPDETTFTHAVRVRLDGAHASPGELAMAAFPLRRREAARLIPVTAVLRDEGRSYVFRVTDGRLERLPVELGLRLDSRYIVRTGPAAGQVIVARDVAALSDGQPVEIVGD; the protein is encoded by the coding sequence GTGATTCGATCCAGGTTCCCGTACAAATCCCTGTCGCTGCTGGCCCTGGTCGCGATTGCCGTCGCCCTGGTGCTGACCCGGCCGGCCCCGCCGCCGGCTGCGGGCGAGCCGCCGCCGCTGCGGGTACGGGTCGCGACCGTGGCGCAGGAGGACGTCACGCCGCTGGAGCGGGTCAGCGGCCGGCTGCAGGCCGCGCGCCAGAGCCGGCTGCGGTTCGAGGTCGGCGGCCAGGTGGAGCGGCGCCGGGTGGAGCCGGGGATGCAGGTCGGCGCCGGCCAGCCGCTGCTGGAACTGGACGCCGCCGATCTGCGTGCCGCCGTGACCGAGGCCCGGGCCGGGTTCAGCCAGGAACAGACCCAGATCGAGCGCGACCGGCGGCTGCTGGTACTGGCGCGGGACAATGTGGCGTTGCAGCGGGACGAGGTGCGGCGGCTGGAATCGCTCAGCGCGCGCGAACTCGGCTCGGCCAGCCAGCTCGACGCGGCCCGCGGGCAGCTGCTGCAGCTGGAGGCTGAACTGGCCCGGCTGCAGGCCGGCGTGGACACCGCCGAGGCGCGCCTGGCGCTGCGCCGGACCGCGCTGGAACGGGCCGAACGCGACCTGGCGCGCAGCGTGCTGAAGGCGCCCTTCGCCGGTGTGGTCAATGCGGTCGCGCTGGAGACGGGCGACTATGTCACCCCCGGGGGCGAGGCGGTGACGCTGGTCGATCCGACGGCGCTGGATTTCTATGCCGAGTTGCGCGGCGAGGTGGCGCGCGCCCTGGCCCCGGGGCAGGCGGTGACCGTCGAGGTCGACGGCCGGATGCTGGAGGGGCGCATCCTGGCCCTGCAGGCCGAGCCGGACGAGACCACCTTCACCCACGCCGTGCGGGTACGCCTTGACGGGGCGCATGCCAGTCCGGGTGAGCTGGCCATGGCGGCGTTTCCCCTGCGCCGGCGCGAGGCCGCCCGGCTGATTCCGGTGACCGCGGTGCTGCGCGACGAGGGCCGCAGCTATGTGTTCCGGGTGACCGACGGCCGGCTGGAACGGCTGCCGGTCGAACTGGGGCTGCGTCTGGATTCACGCTATATCGTCCGCACCGGGCCGGCGGCGGGGCAGGTCATCGTGGCCCGTGACGTGGCCGCACTGAGCGACGGCCAGCCGGTCGAGATCGTCGGCGACTAG
- a CDS encoding aminoglycoside phosphotransferase family protein yields MDQRLEQLKQWLADIGQPFDAIEPASADASFRRYFRLTDGESTRIVMDAPPEKEDSAPFVDIAARLQEAGVSVPGVLEQDLAQGFVLLGDLGHTLYLDALDADTVEGLYGDALEALVAMQAGADTKGLPPYDTELLDREMRLFSDWLLQRQLGLELTAADRDLLETAFAGLIDTALQQPQVFVHRDYHSRNLMLLPTQNPGIIDFQDAVRGPLTYDLVSLLRDCYIAWPREQVNTWALGYRALAIRSGVLAPEAATEQDFLRWFDWMGVQRHLKAVGIFARLNLRDRKPGYLKDIPRTLGYIVEVAPDYDELRPLGEFIRARVLPGLG; encoded by the coding sequence TTGGACCAACGTCTGGAACAACTCAAACAATGGCTCGCCGACATCGGCCAGCCTTTCGACGCCATCGAGCCGGCCTCGGCCGATGCCAGTTTCCGCCGTTATTTCCGCCTGACCGACGGCGAGTCCACCCGTATTGTCATGGACGCGCCGCCGGAGAAGGAGGACAGCGCGCCCTTCGTCGATATCGCCGCTCGGCTGCAGGAGGCCGGGGTCAGCGTGCCCGGCGTGCTGGAGCAGGACCTGGCCCAGGGCTTCGTGCTGCTGGGCGACCTGGGCCATACCCTCTATCTCGACGCACTGGACGCGGACACCGTGGAGGGATTGTATGGTGACGCCCTCGAGGCCCTGGTGGCCATGCAGGCCGGTGCCGACACGAAGGGGCTGCCGCCCTACGACACCGAACTGCTGGACCGCGAGATGCGCCTGTTCAGCGATTGGCTGCTGCAGCGTCAACTCGGTCTCGAACTGACCGCCGCCGACCGTGATCTGCTGGAGACGGCCTTCGCCGGCCTGATCGACACTGCACTGCAACAGCCGCAGGTGTTCGTGCACCGGGACTATCATTCCCGCAACCTGATGCTGTTGCCCACCCAGAATCCCGGCATTATCGATTTCCAGGATGCGGTGCGCGGCCCGCTGACCTACGACCTGGTCTCGCTGCTGCGCGACTGCTACATCGCCTGGCCGCGCGAGCAGGTCAATACCTGGGCGCTGGGTTACCGGGCACTGGCCATCCGCTCCGGCGTGCTGGCCCCGGAGGCCGCGACCGAACAGGATTTCCTGCGCTGGTTCGACTGGATGGGGGTGCAGCGGCATCTGAAGGCCGTCGGCATTTTCGCCCGCCTCAACCTGCGTGACCGCAAGCCCGGCTATCTCAAGGATATTCCCCGCACCCTGGGCTACATCGTCGAGGTCGCACCGGACTACGACGAGTTGCGTCCCTTGGGCGAGTTCATCCGCGCGCGGGTGCTGCCGGGCCTTGGCTGA
- the murU gene encoding N-acetylmuramate alpha-1-phosphate uridylyltransferase MurU: MKAMILAAGRGERMRPLTDHTPKPLLPVAGRALIDYHLEALARAGLREVVINHAHLGVQIEAALGNGSRHGLRISYSPEPEGALETGGGILQALSKLGPDPFLVINGDIWTDYDYARLPQRLDGLAHLVLVDNPPQHPDGDFHLHTDGRLRETGGVRLTFSGIGVYHPDLFTGCEPGRFPLAPLLRRAIAQGQVSGEHFTGRWVDVGTPERLRELDRALIAAAGSPD; the protein is encoded by the coding sequence ATGAAAGCCATGATCCTGGCCGCCGGCCGCGGCGAGCGCATGCGGCCGCTGACCGACCATACCCCCAAGCCGCTGCTGCCGGTGGCCGGCCGGGCGCTGATCGATTATCACCTCGAGGCGCTGGCCCGGGCCGGGCTGCGCGAGGTGGTGATCAACCATGCCCATCTGGGCGTGCAGATCGAGGCCGCGCTGGGCAATGGCAGCCGCCACGGCCTGCGCATCAGCTATTCGCCCGAGCCTGAGGGGGCGCTGGAGACCGGCGGCGGCATCCTGCAGGCCCTGTCCAAGCTCGGGCCGGATCCGTTCCTGGTCATCAATGGCGACATCTGGACCGACTATGACTATGCCCGGCTGCCGCAGCGACTCGACGGGCTGGCGCACCTGGTGTTGGTCGACAATCCGCCCCAGCATCCCGACGGCGATTTCCATCTCCACACTGACGGCCGACTGCGCGAGACCGGCGGAGTGCGCCTGACCTTCAGCGGCATCGGCGTCTATCATCCGGACCTGTTCACCGGCTGCGAGCCGGGCCGCTTCCCGCTGGCGCCGCTGCTGCGTCGGGCCATCGCGCAGGGGCAGGTCAGCGGCGAACACTTTACCGGCCGCTGGGTCGATGTCGGCACGCCGGAAAGGCTGCGCGAGCTGGACCGTGCATTGATTGCCGCCGCCGGTAGTCCGGACTGA
- a CDS encoding PilZ domain-containing protein, giving the protein MEHRFGRRHDVQLTTRIHLDQSRPLVALTRNISRHGLNLPLTHPDLEPHRMVEVTISDPGEEHHWRTRALVIHSSERKGTGLVLAKDLPEDFYRDVTGFGRRLQG; this is encoded by the coding sequence ATGGAGCACCGCTTTGGTCGCCGGCACGACGTTCAACTCACCACCCGGATCCATCTCGACCAATCCCGCCCTCTGGTCGCGCTTACCCGCAACATCAGCCGTCATGGCCTCAACCTGCCCCTGACGCATCCCGACCTTGAGCCCCACCGCATGGTCGAGGTGACAATCTCCGATCCCGGCGAGGAACATCACTGGCGGACCCGCGCGCTGGTCATTCACAGTTCGGAGCGGAAAGGGACCGGCCTGGTGCTGGCGAAGGACCTGCCGGAGGACTTCTATCGCGATGTGACCGGTTTCGGGCGCAGGCTGCAGGGATAG
- a CDS encoding M14 family metallopeptidase — protein sequence MLNISERIPDGLLSAEATELEALFGGPTLLHLPGRQEAPLFVSVLLHGNEDTGFYAVRKLLNKYQGRELPRGLSIFFGNVAAAAQGRRRLDGQPDYNRVWPGSEQPECAEQAMLREVVQQMEARRVFAAIDVHNNTGLNPHYACVNRIDHRYFHLATLFSRTLVYFTRPRGVASLAFAPLCPSVTVECGRPGQAHGVDHAMEFIEAALHLSEIPVHPVAPHDIDLFHTVVTVKVPDGIDFGFGRPGAALDFLPDIDHLNFRELSTGTELARVNGVGGELLEARDERGRNVWDAYFYIEDDRLRLRRPVMPSMFTLDERIVRQDCLCYLMERYELVPPEQD from the coding sequence ATGCTCAATATCAGCGAACGGATACCCGATGGTTTGTTGAGCGCCGAGGCCACCGAGTTGGAGGCGCTGTTCGGCGGTCCCACCCTGCTGCACCTGCCGGGGCGGCAGGAAGCGCCCCTGTTCGTCTCAGTGCTGCTGCACGGCAACGAAGACACGGGCTTCTATGCCGTGCGCAAGCTGCTGAACAAGTATCAGGGTCGGGAACTGCCGCGGGGCCTGTCGATCTTCTTCGGCAATGTTGCTGCCGCCGCTCAGGGTCGTCGGCGGTTGGACGGTCAGCCCGACTACAATCGGGTCTGGCCCGGCAGCGAGCAGCCGGAATGCGCCGAGCAGGCCATGCTGCGCGAGGTGGTGCAGCAGATGGAGGCGCGCAGGGTATTCGCGGCCATCGACGTGCACAACAATACCGGCCTGAATCCGCATTACGCCTGCGTCAACCGCATCGATCACCGCTATTTCCACCTGGCGACCCTGTTCTCGCGCACCCTGGTCTACTTCACCCGTCCGCGCGGCGTGGCCTCGCTGGCCTTCGCGCCCCTGTGCCCGTCGGTGACAGTGGAATGCGGACGTCCGGGCCAGGCCCATGGCGTGGACCATGCCATGGAGTTCATCGAGGCGGCGCTGCACCTTTCGGAGATTCCGGTGCATCCGGTGGCCCCGCATGACATCGATCTGTTCCATACCGTGGTCACGGTCAAGGTGCCGGACGGGATCGACTTCGGGTTCGGTCGCCCGGGTGCGGCCCTGGACTTCCTGCCCGATATCGATCATCTGAACTTCCGTGAACTGTCCACGGGCACCGAGCTGGCGCGGGTGAACGGCGTCGGCGGGGAACTGCTGGAAGCGCGTGACGAGCGCGGCCGCAATGTATGGGACGCGTACTTCTACATTGAAGATGACCGGCTGCGGCTGCGGCGCCCGGTCATGCCCTCCATGTTCACCCTGGATGAGCGCATCGTGCGTCAGGACTGCCTGTGCTACCTGATGGAGCGCTACGAACTGGTGCCGCCGGAGCAGGACTGA